A single Anas platyrhynchos isolate ZD024472 breed Pekin duck chromosome 17, IASCAAS_PekinDuck_T2T, whole genome shotgun sequence DNA region contains:
- the LOC113841520 gene encoding HLA class II histocompatibility antigen, DM beta chain-like has protein sequence MCYGKPPGKQEREREDVQEKEVCAQPQVRIIPAETGNARVPVRLSCHIWGFYPPEVTVIWLRNGDIVEPDDYNPISAIPNGDWSYQTQVSLLVAPVAGDTYTCSVQHVSLQEPLLEDWSPGLMPEVTILVAVATVLMVLGLGLFLAGVYRFRARPPTPGYTPLPGDNYPAGNGVTIPIHIVLLLLGLGYIYSRGGNKEPP, from the exons ATGTGCTATGGGAAACCACCTGGGaaacaggagagggagagggaggacgtgcaggagaaggaggtgtgCG CGCAGCCCCAAGTCCGCATCATCCCTGCGGAGACGGGGAATGCCCGTGTGCCCGTGCGCCTCAGCTGCCACATCTGGGGCTTCTACCCCCCCGAGGTGACCGTCATCTGGCTGCGCAACGGGGACATCGTGGAGCCCGACGACTACAACCCCATCTCCGCCATCCCCAATGGCGACTGGAGCTACCAGACGCAGGTGTCCCTGCTGGTGGCCCCAGTGGCAGGCGACACCTACACGTGCTCGGTGCAGCACGTCAGCCTGCAGGAGCCTCTCCTCGAGGACTGGA GTCCCGGACTGATGCCGGAGGTGACGATACTGGTGGCGGTGGCCACCGTGCTGATGGTGCTGGGACTTGGCTTATTTCTCGCCGGCGTCTACCGCTTCAGGGCCAGGCCTCCCACCC CGGGTTACACTCCCCTCCCTGGAGACAACTACCCCGCAGGTAACGGTGTCACCATCCCCATCCACATCG tcctgctgctgctgggccttGGATACATCTACTCCAGAGGAGGGAACAAAGAGCCCCCATGA
- the LOC139998860 gene encoding butyrophilin subfamily 1 member A1-like, translating to MRLSWGCGCPSLTRHARDLLTSLVTLLLIRLGSAQLRVEGPGHTVTAAVGQDVVLPCHLSPQHDARTLEVRWIWDKFSETVHHYHDGEDLYGEQMEAYAGRTELARDGLSAGSLDLRITGLRPSDDGRYICTVEDADAYAETIVELEVSATGTDPHLSLGGYEATGVRVLCRSAGWYPLPQLLWRDARGQHLPSVSQTHSQDQEGLFEIEGAVIVTGSVEGPVSCVVRSSRLQQEWEFSLHIAAPFFHNAQPWMVALALVLVLLSVSIGLGVYLFRKQAAKKDAKLVEQAAEIGKSCKTGSQEVPHLLPRGAAPGPELGKACPGLSSAPDGLAPSVPAVKVTLDPDTAHPHLVVSQDNSSVRRESERQQVSEIPERFDCWCCVLGREEFREGRHCWQVEMDGEWHKYSWWGVGVARASVERKKWIDKSPKTGIWALQYYEGQLKSLTSPRTPLSLSPIPTRIWVCLDCTQQQVSFINADNGVEIFTFTAASFNGERIRPWFFLGTEGIQLCLRDSTPKTLSPALGGSCPSPATPASPLLGSAGPAQE from the exons ATGAGGCTCTCCtggggctgtggctgccccagtCTCACCAGACATGCCAGGGATCTCCTGACTTCTCTCGTCACTCTGCTTCTTATCCGGCTGGGCTCAG cccagctcagagtgGAGGGACCAGGCCACACTGTCACTGCCGCCGTGGGGCAGGAtgtcgtgctgccctgccacttgTCCCCTCAACACGATGCTCGCACCTTGGAGGTCAGGTGGATTTGGGACAAATTCTCTGAGACAGTGCACCACTACCATGATGGAGAGGACCTGTATGGGGAGCAGATGGAGGCATATGCCGGGAGGACAGAGTTGGCCAGAGATGgtctctctgctggaagcctggACTTGCGAATCACAGGGCTGAGACCCTCTGATGATGGCCGGTACATCTGCACTGTGGAAGATGCTGATGCTTATGCTGAAACCATTGTGGAGCTGGAGGTGTCAG CCACAGGCACTGACCCCCACCTCTCCCTGGGGGGCTACGAGGCCACAGGCGTCCGGGTGCTGTGTCGATCGGCCGGCTGGTACCCACTGCCgcagctgctgtggagggaTGCTCGCGGGCAGCACCTGCCCTCGGTCTCCCAGACACATTCCCAGGACCAGGAGGGGCTCTTTGAAATCGAAGGCGCCGTCATCGTGACCGGGAGCGTGGAGGGGCCCGTGTCCTGCGTGGTCAGGAGCAGCCGCCTGCAGCAGGAATGGGAATTTTCCCTGCACATTGCAG CTCCCTTCTTCCACAACGCCCAGCCCTGGATGGTGGCTCTGGCTCTGGTCCTCGTGCTTTTGTCTGTGTCCATTGGCCTGGGTGTTTATCTCTTTCGAAAGCAAG CAGCCAAAAAGGATGCAAAGCTGG tggaACAGGCTGCAGAGATAG gaaaaagttGCAAGACTGG GAGCCAAGAGGtgccccatctcctgccccgtggggcagctcctggccccgagctggggaaagcctgcccagggctgagctctgcccctgatggcctggctccttctgtccctgcagtgaaGGTGACCCTGGATCCAGACACGGCTCATCCCCACCTTGTTGTGTCTCAGGACAACAGCAGTGTGAGACGGGAAAGTGAACGGCAGCAGGTGTCTGAAATACCGGAGAGATTTGACTGTTGGTGCTGCGTGCTGGGCCGTGAGGAGTTCAGAGAAGGGAGACATTGCTGGCAGGTGGAGATGGATGGAGAGTGGCACAAGTATTCTTggtggggtgtgggggtggCCAGGGCATCTGTGGAGAGGAAGAAGTGGATAGACAAAAGCCCCAAAACAGGGATCTGGGCTCTGCAGTACTATGAGGGGCAGCTCAAGTCTCTCACATCTCCTCGCACCCCCTTGTCCCTGTCTCCTATCCCCACAAGGATCTGGGTCTGTCTGGACTGTACCCAGCAGCAGGTGTCTTTTATCAACGCTGACAATGGGGTCGAGATCTTCACTTTCACAGCAGCCTCCTTCAATGGGGAGAGAATCCGCCCCTGGTTCTTTCTGGGGACAGAGGGAATTCAGCTGTGCCTGAGGGACAGCACCCCCAAgaccctgtccccagccctggggggctcctgccctTCTCCAGCCACTCCTGCATCACCTCTCCTTGGTTCTGCTGGACCAGCACAGGAATGA